One genomic window of Methanosarcina acetivorans C2A includes the following:
- a CDS encoding transposase yields the protein MGKGNIAIDKSMIKTIVDGKIIIPLPKVLVGNRYYPMFSIFSPTQCDSCGSKLHVNSHHTRFIISRYGTISLNVTYWLCPTCKKHYHDQVIGVQGSANYSSEYYDTQINVRYDGRCSLHNSRRIGETYTEGVINVCGRAPCPTSLWLYEQKLAKLSKQELLNQGVSFEETLYVDGNWIKNGWKKKLEEFIGTKLTKKEWKKMRYKSVYVVATKEKVILDFEVTERLPTIEALMPLFIRIKNRFPEDKIKKIVSDEDKAIIGAVKMVFPEVTHSFCVFHQLKNVSKRYYEEFSSIEEIPDNDKITYNEISQLILSDTVISAVAHIQKIREFNSDLELSEASHKAISYAEEIFSKNVSFLKKGFTPETDNTMEQIFSLICDIVDKARSFKTNNGLTNFCYNLFTFFNKRCFSTGKWKGFSPLMRARFQYG from the coding sequence ATGGGAAAAGGAAACATTGCAATAGATAAATCAATGATAAAAACGATAGTTGACGGCAAAATAATAATTCCTTTGCCAAAAGTTTTGGTTGGAAATCGATACTATCCCATGTTCTCTATATTCTCCCCTACTCAGTGTGATAGTTGTGGAAGTAAATTACATGTTAACTCTCATCACACTCGTTTTATTATATCACGTTACGGCACTATATCTCTCAATGTTACATACTGGCTTTGTCCCACTTGTAAGAAACATTATCATGATCAGGTTATTGGTGTTCAGGGTTCTGCAAATTACAGTTCTGAATATTATGATACACAAATAAATGTCAGATACGATGGACGATGCAGTCTGCACAATTCTCGGCGAATTGGGGAAACATATACAGAAGGAGTAATAAATGTCTGTGGAAGAGCTCCTTGTCCCACTTCATTGTGGTTATATGAACAGAAACTAGCAAAACTTTCAAAGCAAGAACTTTTGAACCAAGGAGTTAGCTTTGAAGAAACATTGTATGTTGATGGGAATTGGATCAAGAATGGATGGAAAAAAAAGCTTGAAGAATTTATTGGAACGAAACTCACAAAGAAAGAATGGAAAAAAATGCGATATAAATCTGTTTACGTTGTTGCTACCAAAGAGAAGGTCATTTTAGATTTTGAAGTAACTGAGAGGTTACCAACAATTGAGGCTCTGATGCCTCTTTTTATACGAATAAAGAACCGATTTCCTGAAGATAAAATCAAAAAGATTGTTTCTGATGAGGATAAAGCGATCATTGGAGCCGTAAAAATGGTCTTTCCTGAAGTGACTCATTCTTTTTGTGTGTTTCATCAATTAAAAAACGTTAGTAAGAGGTATTATGAGGAATTCAGTTCTATTGAAGAGATTCCAGATAACGATAAGATTACCTACAATGAGATATCTCAATTGATACTTTCTGATACGGTTATCAGTGCTGTTGCGCATATTCAGAAGATACGAGAATTTAACTCTGATCTTGAACTTTCTGAAGCGTCTCATAAAGCGATTTCTTATGCCGAAGAGATTTTCAGCAAGAATGTGAGCTTCTTGAAAAAAGGTTTTACACCTGAGACAGATAATACAATGGAACAGATATTTTCTTTGATATGTGATATAGTAGACAAAGCGAGGTCATTCAAAACCAATAATGGACTAACTAATTTTTGTTACAATCTATTTACTTTTTTCAACAAACGGTGTTTCAGCACTGGAAAATGGAAAGGTTTCTCACCTTTAATGAGAGCAAGATTCCAATATGGATAA
- a CDS encoding tyrosine-type recombinase/integrase: MLENITVNDTVFMCICSGNEKALFVGLQNGRRINRNVIYTVITRSAEKNGLHVPGGHLDQKFTTRCTRHWFTTWLRRSGMDISFIKKLRGDSMNEAVDIYNHIELDELKAAYLKCIPQLGVKP; encoded by the coding sequence ATGTTAGAGAATATAACTGTTAATGATACTGTTTTTATGTGCATCTGTTCAGGTAATGAAAAAGCTTTGTTTGTAGGGCTTCAGAATGGTCGTAGAATCAATAGAAATGTTATCTATACTGTTATTACCAGGTCTGCTGAAAAAAACGGCCTTCATGTTCCTGGTGGTCATCTGGATCAGAAGTTTACTACCCGCTGTACAAGACATTGGTTTACTACCTGGTTGAGGCGTTCAGGTATGGATATTTCCTTTATCAAAAAGTTACGCGGTGATTCGATGAATGAAGCTGTCGATATTTATAATCACATCGAATTGGATGAGTTGAAGGCAGCTTATTTAAAATGTATTCCCCAACTTGGAGTTAAACCTTAG
- a CDS encoding type II toxin-antitoxin system HicB family antitoxin: MKEFTVLIEQDENGIYVASVPELPGCHTQAETLDELNRRIKEAIELYLEVEAEKEEESHLDFIGIQKVKVEV, translated from the coding sequence ATGAAAGAGTTTACCGTCTTAATCGAACAGGACGAAAATGGAATTTACGTGGCTTCAGTTCCAGAACTTCCAGGATGCCATACACAAGCTGAAACGCTTGACGAATTAAACAGAAGAATAAAAGAGGCAATAGAACTTTACCTTGAAGTTGAAGCCGAGAAAGAGGAAGAAAGTCATCTTGATTTCATCGGAATACAGAAAGTTAAAGTTGAGGTTTGA
- a CDS encoding type II toxin-antitoxin system HicA family toxin, with amino-acid sequence MSKILPLPAKKVVKALENIGFEQIRQKGSHLFLRHPDGRTTIVPMHPTEKIGSGMINKIIKDAKITRNEWIELINRLILF; translated from the coding sequence ATGAGTAAAATATTACCTCTTCCTGCAAAAAAAGTTGTAAAAGCACTTGAAAATATAGGTTTCGAGCAGATAAGGCAGAAGGGTAGTCACTTATTTTTACGGCATCCAGATGGAAGGACCACTATAGTCCCAATGCACCCGACAGAAAAAATCGGAAGTGGAATGATCAATAAAATAATAAAAGATGCAAAAATTACACGGAATGAATGGATTGAATTGATAAATAGACTTATTCTTTTCTAA
- a CDS encoding tyrosine-type recombinase/integrase, translated as MRTYKKFYESESRKLISVEDMALLVDEPDELVYRTIILFLAKTGLRRNELITLDREDLDLDGLTVYLKPTAKRSNRTVFFDLETKAFLEAYLSERSDNEKALFVGLQNGCRINRNVIYNVITRSAEKNGLHVPGGHLDQKFTTHCTRHWFTTWLRRSGMDISFIKKLRGDSMNEAVDIYNHIELDELKADYLKCIPQLGVKP; from the coding sequence ATGCGTACTTATAAGAAGTTTTATGAAAGTGAATCTAGAAAATTGATTTCTGTTGAGGATATGGCTCTTCTTGTAGATGAGCCGGATGAACTTGTTTATAGGACCATTATTCTCTTCCTGGCTAAAACTGGCCTCCGGAGAAATGAGCTTATTACTCTGGACCGTGAGGACTTGGATCTTGACGGGTTGACAGTTTACCTTAAGCCTACGGCTAAAAGGTCTAACAGGACAGTGTTCTTTGACCTTGAGACTAAGGCCTTTTTAGAAGCTTATCTTAGTGAAAGGTCAGATAATGAAAAAGCTCTGTTTGTAGGGCTTCAGAATGGCTGTAGAATCAATAGAAATGTTATCTATAATGTTATTACCAGATCTGCTGAAAAAAACGGCCTTCATGTTCCTGGTGGTCATCTGGATCAGAAGTTTACTACCCACTGTACAAGACATTGGTTTACTACCTGGTTGAGGCGTTCAGGTATGGATATTTCCTTTATCAAAAAGTTACGCGGTGATTCGATGAATGAAGCTGTCGATATTTATAATCACATCGAATTGGATGAATTGAAGGCAGATTATTTAAAATGTATTCCGCAACTTGGAGTTAAACCTTAG